GGTGGCTCCGCCTGTGCGGGCACCGGACGGGCCGGGACGTCGAGCCGGGCTTCGGTACGGGCCGGGGGCATCGCGAAAGCCCGGACGTCCACGGAACTCAAACGGTCCGTGGCCGCGTCCGGGTCCACGTCGGACCCCGGCTCCTCGGCCGTGCGCTCTCGCAGCTCCTTGGCGTACCGGCGCTCCATTGCCCCGCGCCCGGACAGCAGCCGGATGGCGGTGGAGAAGCGTTCCGTCGGACGGGCTTCATTGAGCTCGTCCTGCCTGCGGAGCCACATCGGCACCAAGTAGGCGGCCCAGGCCCCGACGATGACTGCGTAGATGAGGCCACTGCTACTCACGCTTCACACCGTAGAGGGCTTCTCGCGAGGGCATCCGCCAATTGGCCCGGTGTGTCGCACGATCTGGCTGATATCACGGACTTTTTTTGTGATTGTTCAGATCAGGTCATGGCCGACGGCGATCAATTTCGAACACTTATTTTATTTCCCGTGGCGTTCCGGGTCGTGCCTGGTGCCAGCGGCGCAGCAGTCCCTCCGGCACCTCCTCGGCCGTGAGCGCGAAGACCAGATGGTCCCGCCACGCACCATCGATGTGGAGGTAACGGGGGCGCAGACCCTCGTCGCGGAATCCGAGTTTCTCCACGACCCGGCGGCTGGGGACGTTTTCCGGGCGAATGCAGACTTCGATGCGGTGCAGTCCGACCGTACGGAAGCAGTGGTCGACGGCGAGGGCGACAGACGTCGGCATGACGCCGCGGCCCGCCACCTCCCGGTCGACCCAGTAGCCGACATGCCCCGAACACATCGAGCCCCAGGTGATTCCGGCGACCGTCAGCTGACCGGCGAGCTGTCCCCGGTATTCGATGACGAAGGGCAGCATCCGGCCGGCGTTGGCCTCGGCGCGCAGATGGCGGACCATCTGACGGTAGGTGGGACGCTGGGCGGCCGGGCCGCCGGGGGCGGGTGGCGGAATCGTCGCCTCCCAGGGCCGCAGCCAGTCGCGGTTGCGCCGGTTGACCTCGCGCCAGACCCGCTGGTCGCGCAGCTTTATCGGACGAAGGGCGATATCGCCGTCCGCCAGGATCACCGGCCAGAACGGGGCGTTCAGCTTGAGCTCCTGGGGGTCCCCCCGGACGGAGTCCGGGGGATGGGTCTGGGGTGGTCTCCACCGCGGATCTGTTCGACGGCGTGAATCAGGAGCTTCTCCAGTACGGCGAGTCCGTCGCGTACTCCGCCCGTGGAGCCTGGGAGGTTGACGATCAGGGTGCGGCCGGCGACACCGGCGAGGCCACGGGACAGGGCCGCGGTGGGCACCTTCTCGCGTCCGTACGCGCGGATAGCCTCGGGGATGCCGGGGATCTCGTGGTCCAGTACGCGGGCGGTGACGTCGGGCGTCCGGTCGGTGGGCGAGATGCCGGTGCCGCCGGTGGTGAGGATGACGTCGTACGCGGCGGCGACCCCGTCCCGCAGGGCCTGCCCGACGGGGTCGCCGTCCGGCACGACCCGGGGGCCTTCGACCTGGAAGCCGAGCGCTGCCAGGCCCTCGGCGAGGATCGGGCCGCCCTTGTCGGCGTAGACCCCGGCGGAGGCACGGTTCGACGCCGTCACGACAAGGGCCCGGTACGGCGCGGCCGGCTCGCCGCCGGTCGCGTCGGCGGCGGTCGCGTCGAGGCCGACGGCTTCCGGGCCGGCGGCCTCGGGGCCGGGCCCGTGGCTGTGGCCGTACACCTCTCCGGCCCGCGGCGCCGGGCTCATGGGCGGATCCAGTCGCCGGACTTGCCGCCCGTCTTCTCCTCGACCCGCACGTCGCTGATGACCGCCGCCTTGTCCACGGCCTTGACCATGTCGACGACGGTGAGCGCGGCGACCGATACCGCCGTCAGGGCCTCCATCTCGACTCCTGTGCGATCCGTCGTCTTCACCGTCGCGATGATCTCGACGGCGTCGTCCGCGACCTTCAGATCGAGTTTCACGCCGGAAACCGCGAGCGGGTGGCAGAGCGGGATCAGATCGGGAGTGCGCTTGGCGCCCATGATGCCCGCGATACGAGCCGTGGCGAGAGCGTCGCCCTTGGGGACGCCCTCACCCCGCAGCAGCTCCACGACCTGCGGTGATACCAGGACCCTGCCGCTGGCGCGGGCGGTACGTGAGGTGACGTCCTTCCCGGAGACGTCGACCATGCGGGCCGCCCCCGCCTCGTCGATGTGCGTCAGCCTGTCGTGCGTGCTCATTGGTGCGGCGCTCCCGGTCCGGGCCTTCACGGCCTGTGTGGGCAGACACGGTACCGCCACCGCACACAGGTCACCCGATGAGGACCACTTCCATCTCCGCGCCGGGCTCGACCGAGGTGTCGGACTCCGGGACGACGATCAGGCAGTCGGCATGGGCGAGGGCCGCGATCAGATGGGAGCC
This portion of the Streptomyces sp. NBC_01750 genome encodes:
- a CDS encoding GNAT family N-acetyltransferase; its protein translation is MILADGDIALRPIKLRDQRVWREVNRRNRDWLRPWEATIPPPAPGGPAAQRPTYRQMVRHLRAEANAGRMLPFVIEYRGQLAGQLTVAGITWGSMCSGHVGYWVDREVAGRGVMPTSVALAVDHCFRTVGLHRIEVCIRPENVPSRRVVEKLGFRDEGLRPRYLHIDGAWRDHLVFALTAEEVPEGLLRRWHQARPGTPREIK
- a CDS encoding MogA/MoaB family molybdenum cofactor biosynthesis protein, yielding MSPAPRAGEVYGHSHGPGPEAAGPEAVGLDATAADATGGEPAAPYRALVVTASNRASAGVYADKGGPILAEGLAALGFQVEGPRVVPDGDPVGQALRDGVAAAYDVILTTGGTGISPTDRTPDVTARVLDHEIPGIPEAIRAYGREKVPTAALSRGLAGVAGRTLIVNLPGSTGGVRDGLAVLEKLLIHAVEQIRGGDHPRPIPRTPSGGTPRSSS
- the moaC gene encoding cyclic pyranopterin monophosphate synthase MoaC, translating into MSTHDRLTHIDEAGAARMVDVSGKDVTSRTARASGRVLVSPQVVELLRGEGVPKGDALATARIAGIMGAKRTPDLIPLCHPLAVSGVKLDLKVADDAVEIIATVKTTDRTGVEMEALTAVSVAALTVVDMVKAVDKAAVISDVRVEEKTGGKSGDWIRP